Proteins encoded in a region of the Candidatus Krumholzibacteriia bacterium genome:
- a CDS encoding glycosyltransferase: MRVLAILYCYPPLLVPAAICYLKLVLGLRQHGVEVEIVTITAESFSAPGGTVMRDTALARVAPPGVVEHRFASPETSLGVRLLKRLDRRRRFVYRFLEPKKREWLWPAGRALRRQDLGRFDVVLSCSQPHANHLLGMDLQRRAGLPWVAYFSDPWSDNPYAMFASERVARHNRALEDRVLAAADRVLFTSEEMRRLVLTKHPVLEAAKTGVLPHAFVPEWYGGAGDSSAGASPVRILHTGHFYGPRTPGPLIDALSRLQARGALAGRLTLSSYGTMPDSYAHLVRERGLQEILRLESTVPYLDSLALMRAHDVLLLVDAKLSQGTESVFLPSKLVDYLGAGRPILALTPAAGASARVVREVGGMVCDIEDAGAIDRALESLAAAGCPAPPRPQAVEAYEVSRVAGRCIETLEALLRERRCR; the protein is encoded by the coding sequence ATGCGCGTTCTCGCCATCCTGTACTGCTATCCGCCGCTCCTCGTCCCCGCCGCCATCTGCTACCTCAAGCTGGTGCTCGGCCTGCGGCAGCACGGCGTGGAGGTGGAGATCGTGACCATCACGGCGGAATCGTTCAGCGCCCCCGGCGGCACGGTCATGCGCGATACCGCCTTGGCGCGCGTGGCTCCTCCCGGTGTGGTGGAGCATCGCTTCGCCTCCCCGGAGACCAGCCTGGGAGTGCGGCTGCTGAAGCGCCTCGACCGGCGGCGGCGCTTCGTCTATCGCTTCCTGGAACCGAAGAAGCGCGAGTGGCTGTGGCCGGCGGGGCGTGCCCTGCGCCGCCAGGATCTGGGGCGCTTCGACGTCGTCCTCAGCTGCTCGCAGCCGCACGCGAATCATCTGCTCGGCATGGATTTGCAACGGCGGGCGGGTTTGCCCTGGGTGGCCTACTTCAGCGATCCCTGGTCGGACAACCCGTATGCGATGTTCGCCTCGGAGCGCGTAGCGCGGCACAATCGCGCCCTGGAGGATCGGGTGCTGGCCGCGGCCGACCGGGTGCTCTTCACCTCGGAGGAGATGCGGCGTCTGGTGCTGACGAAGCATCCGGTGCTCGAGGCGGCGAAGACCGGTGTGCTGCCCCATGCCTTCGTTCCCGAGTGGTACGGCGGCGCCGGCGACAGCAGCGCCGGCGCCTCTCCCGTCCGGATCCTGCATACAGGGCATTTCTACGGGCCGCGAACGCCGGGGCCCCTCATCGACGCTCTCTCACGCCTGCAGGCGCGGGGCGCTCTGGCGGGCCGACTCACCCTCAGTTCCTACGGCACCATGCCGGATTCCTATGCGCATTTGGTGCGGGAGCGTGGTTTGCAGGAGATTCTGCGTCTCGAGAGCACGGTGCCCTATCTCGACTCCCTGGCACTCATGCGCGCCCACGACGTTCTCCTCCTGGTGGACGCGAAGCTGAGCCAAGGGACGGAGAGCGTCTTCTTGCCCTCGAAGCTGGTGGACTACCTGGGTGCCGGCAGGCCGATCCTCGCCCTCACCCCGGCCGCAGGCGCTTCGGCACGAGTGGTGCGGGAAGTGGGCGGCATGGTCTGCGACATCGAGGACGCCGGCGCCATCGACCGAGCCCTCGAGTCCCTGGCAGCTGCAGGGTGTCCCGCACCGCCGCGTCCCCAGGCGGTCGAGGCCTACGAAGTGTCGCGCGTCGCGGGTCGCTGCATCGAGACGCTCGAGGCCTTGCTCCGTGAACGCCGGTGCCGCTGA
- the wecB gene encoding UDP-N-acetylglucosamine 2-epimerase (non-hydrolyzing) has protein sequence MTQRRKILAIFGTRPEVIKMGPVVEALRADGAFTVVTLATAQHREMLDDMLRVFGIVPDHDLDIMTPDQRVVDVTAQCLLGIDAVLRQEKPDLALVQGDTTTVLAAALACHYNRIPVGHVEAGLRTADKYAPFPEEMNRRVAGALADLHFAPTAQARENLRREGVPEAAILITGNTVVDAVLHIAAKPPDPNDAVLQRIARFADGVGRLLLVTAHRRESFGAPLRGVCQALLRILETHPDAGLVFPVHPNPNVRHTVHELLGAQSRVLLLEPLDYLQFVQVMRRATLILTDSGGVQEEAPSLGKPVLVLRDKTERPEGIQAGVALLVGTDPERIVAEATRLLAAPPGADERLRQQNPYGDGHAAPRIVQAIRAHLGL, from the coding sequence ATGACGCAACGACGCAAGATCCTGGCGATCTTCGGCACCCGACCCGAGGTCATCAAGATGGGTCCGGTGGTGGAAGCGCTGCGCGCCGATGGCGCCTTCACGGTGGTGACGCTGGCGACGGCCCAGCACCGGGAAATGCTGGACGACATGCTGCGCGTCTTCGGGATCGTTCCCGACCACGACCTGGACATCATGACTCCGGACCAACGGGTCGTCGACGTGACCGCCCAATGCCTCCTGGGCATCGACGCAGTGCTGCGCCAGGAGAAGCCGGACCTGGCGCTGGTCCAGGGCGACACCACCACGGTGCTGGCAGCGGCGCTGGCTTGTCATTACAACCGCATCCCCGTGGGCCACGTGGAGGCCGGTTTGCGCACCGCCGACAAGTACGCCCCCTTCCCGGAGGAGATGAACCGCCGTGTCGCCGGAGCCTTGGCGGACCTGCACTTCGCCCCCACGGCGCAGGCGCGGGAGAACTTGCGCCGCGAAGGCGTGCCGGAGGCGGCGATCCTGATCACCGGCAACACCGTCGTCGACGCGGTGCTGCACATCGCCGCCAAGCCGCCGGATCCCAACGATGCGGTGCTGCAACGCATCGCTCGCTTCGCCGACGGCGTCGGCCGGCTGCTGCTGGTGACAGCGCATCGGCGCGAGAGCTTCGGAGCGCCCCTCCGCGGCGTTTGTCAGGCCCTGCTCCGGATCCTGGAGACGCACCCGGACGCCGGTCTCGTCTTCCCCGTGCATCCGAACCCCAACGTGCGGCACACGGTGCACGAACTTCTCGGCGCCCAGTCCCGGGTGCTGCTGCTCGAGCCCCTGGACTACCTGCAGTTCGTCCAGGTCATGCGTCGCGCCACGCTCATCCTCACCGACTCGGGGGGCGTGCAGGAGGAAGCACCGTCGCTCGGGAAGCCCGTGCTGGTGCTGCGCGACAAGACCGAGCGCCCCGAGGGCATCCAGGCCGGCGTGGCCCTGCTCGTCGGCACCGACCCGGAGCGCATCGTCGCCGAAGCCACCCGGCTCCTGGCCGCGCCTCCCGGCGCCGACGAACGGCTGCGGCAGCAGAACCCCTACGGCGACGGCCACGCCGCCCCGCGCATCGTGCAGGCGATCCGCGCCCACCTGGGGCTGTGA